Sequence from the Panicum virgatum strain AP13 chromosome 5N, P.virgatum_v5, whole genome shotgun sequence genome:
TAGAACTCATCTATAAAATATGAGAAAATTCCTTGGAAGGCCCCAAACAAAATAACTGTTCCTTCTATGGCccggaaaaaaataaaagttccTTATATGATCCCTACCGTTAATTCAGTTAGCAACTTCCGTTAGCACTAGACGTCCACCGTTGCTCATGGTGTGGCTCCTAGCTCATCCCGGCGCTCGGGCAGAAGGTGACCAGGTAGTCCGCGCCGTCGTTGCAGGTGAAGGTGCTGCTCCGTCGTGGGCATAGCTGTAGGCCTGCGGGCACTGCACCTTGAACAGCCCCTAGTACCCGCTCGGCCTGCATGTCGCCGACGATGCGAACCGCCGGCCGCGGCAGTACTAGTCCGTTCCGAACGCAAGGCATGCGCTCTTGCAACCCACCAccgggccgccgccgttccTCGCCGCCATCTCGCTCGAGCACACCCGGTTGATGTCCGCTGgaccgcccgccggcgccggccgcgggctCGATGTCCACGGGTAGGTTGAAGCCATCGACGTTGCGCACGTCGTAGAAGTcgttggcgccgccgccgagtgtGAACTCGGCCAGCATCCATGGCGACTCTCCCAGACGAGGTGCTCGCTACCGTCCTGGGCCTGCTCCCGGCGTGCAGCCTCGTGGTGTCGCGTTGTGTCCGCCAGGCATGGCGCGGCCTTGTGGCACCGGCGCAGCCTTGTCGACGAGCGATAGCTGCTCCTCCTGCACCTCCTGCCGCACGCGGTGTGCGCCATCTTCATCAACTACGCCGACCACAGCCGGTCGCACTTCTTCGCCAGCCCGACGCCAGCCGGCTGCCGGATTGACGGGAGCGAGTCGAGTGAGAAGAAGAGCTGCGGCTGGGAGAGGAAGCACACGTGATGCGGCGACCTTGGCGCGGGGATCTGGGCGTTGTAGGGCGACGGGAGGCGTGCGCCAGCGGACGGAGCGAGGGTGAGAGGCGGCGGTAtttggcggccgcggcggaggccagGTCGAGCGGGTCCGGGGAGCGCGCGCGGCACTGGTGGCTGTGGTCTGGTGACCGGCTGTGGCGAGAggtggtggcgcgcggcggggtcggcggcgcCTGGGTCGTCCATGGGGGTCGCGAGCTCCTAGAAGGCCCAACCCGGGGAGAGCAGGAGCGGCCGGTGCGGTgagcggcgcggccggcagGGGCGGCAGGTGACAGAAGGCGTGCGTGTTGAAGCTGACCggaggagttttttttttgaactctgCTGACCGGAGGAGTTGGTGGGTGATAGGGGATGAACCTGTGAGGCAGAGCAGAGCGAGCGCGGAAGGCACGGAGCAACGGTGGACATCTGGTGATAACGGAAGTTGCTAACAGAATTAACAGTAGGATCGTACAAGGTATAGAAAATAAAATGGAGGTCGTATAAggaacttttatttttttctaggaCCATAGAAGGAACAGCTATTTTGTCTAGGGCTTTCCAAGAAATTTTCTCATAAAATATGGGCCTGCCTGCCGTAGTCCACAGCGTCCCGAATCCCCCAATCGCCTGGCGTCCTTGGCATACCTTGCAGTCCATCCACCCCACACGATCATGGACGCCGCCGACAGAGACGCCGTGCGCCGCCCTCTCGATCACCACGACCACGAAGACACCGTTATCGGCTACGTCATCCGGGGTGAATTCCTCGATCCCGGCGACGTGAAACCCATCTTCGCCCGAGGGGACGGCGCAGAGGCCGAGCGCCTCTTTCgccacgccgtcgccgaggccgagcgccgcttcgacctcgccctcgccgcccgcaATAAGCCGGAGACGACGCCACGCGGCCACAAGCGTGCCCGGGGTGCCACTACGCCGGACGGCGACGAGGATGGTACGGCCCGCGGTGCGCCCCGGCGCGTCGCCACTGGCATCATCGCCACTGTTCACGGAAGACTGTTCAAAAAGGGACTGTTTTGTACTGTAGCAGGGGTGCTGTAGCAATCAATTCTGTCCATCCATCTCAGATCGGACGGCCCACAGAGACTCAAAAGTCACGGGAACAGTGTTCCCTGACTTGCCTTCAGCGGGAATCACGATTGGGGGGGGGCTCTGTGCGCGAACCGCGAACCGTAAACTGCAAGCGAAGCAACcgcaccccaccccaccccacccctgcCGTGCAGGCCTGCCTGCGCCGCGCCCGCGACACCGCGGCGCGCCTTCCACGAGCGCCACCCCAACTGCAGCAGCGGTTGCAGCCAAGCAGGCACGCTCCCCTCGCAGgcctccactccactccactccacagTCTCCACTCCCCCCTCCCCGTTCCCGTTCCCCTCCCAAACCAAAGCCCcgctccccctcctctgctccgacCAAATGCGCgattagcgccgccgcccgggcgcGAGAGAGGATCGACCCATCGTCTATTCGCCTTGcgacggagggggcggcggcggccatgccgTCGGCGCAGGGGGAGCTGGTGCCCCCGTGGCTCAGGTCCCTCCCGCTGGCGCCCGAATTCCGCCCCACCGCGGCCGAGTTCGCCGACCCCGTCGCCTACCTCCTCAAGATCgagcccgccgcggcgcccttCGGCATCTGCAAGGTCAtcccgccgctcccgccgccgcccaagcggACCACGCTCGGCAACCTCTCCCGTTCCTTCGCCGCGCTCCACCCGGGCGACCCCTCGCCCACGTTCCCCACCCGCCACCAGGAGCTCGGCCtctgcccgcgccgcccgcgccccgcgcTCAAGCCCGTTTGGCACTCCTCCCGCCGCTACACGCTACCGCAGTTCGAGGCCGCCGCAGGGGTCTCCCGGAAGGCGCTCCTCGCGCGCCTCGGCGTCGCGGCCTCCAGGCAGCTCTCGCCGCTCGACGTCGAGGCCCTCTTCTGGCGCTCCACCGCCGACCGCCCCGTCACCGTCGAGTACGCCAGCGACATGCCCGGTTCGGGCTTCGCCCCGTGCGACGCACGCCCGACGCAGCTGCCCGCGGCCCACGTCGGCGAGACGGCGTGGAACATGCGCGGCGTCGCCAGGAGCCCCGCGTCGCTGCTGCGGTTCCTGCGGGAGGAGGTGCCCGGGGTCACCTCGCCGATGCTCTACGTCGCCATGATGTTCAGTTGGTTCGCGTGGCATGTAGAGGATCACGACCTGCACAGCCTCAACTACCTGCACTCCGGGGCTCCCAAGACGTGGTACGGGGTGCCGCGCGACGCTGCACTCGCGTTCGAGGACGCGGTGCGCGTCCATGGGTATGGTGGCGAGGTGAACCCTTTAGGTGAGGTGGCGGCATTCCATCGTTATCCATAGAACCCCTGTACCGTGCTGTTGGGAACTGTTACCTGATATGTGTATTTCGAACTGTGATCTTGGGTGCAGAAACGTTTGCAATGCTGGGTGACAAGACTACGGTGATGTCCCCTGAAGTGCTCGTGCGCTCTGGGATTCCCTGCTGCAGGTGTTGCTACCACTTCCTTCCGTAGTTTGGTTACTGAATCACTTCCTCTGATAGCTTTGGTGGTTGATGAACGGTTTGTTGGTTCTGTGCATCGAAACAGATTAGTGCAGAATGCAGGGGAGTTCGTGGTCACTTTCCCCGGATCATATCACAGCGGTTTCAGTCATGGTGAGCAGTCTTAGGACTTGGACTCACCGAAAAATCCTGCCTTTTATCTATGCTATATTTGTTTGCTTACTCAATTATGCCTGTCCGATTAATGTCTTAATGCCAACCATTTTTGTCACTAGATTTGTGGAACTAGACATGCCTTGAACAGTAAGATAGCTCAGCAAATTTTGCAAATGTTGTGTCTCTGTGATGCGGACCGTTTTATTAGGAATGGCATGGCGGGAAGGAAAAGTCCTTTTCTGGCTTCAACATTAAAAGTTAGTGGATATGAGGAGTAACGGATACAAGATGTAACGGACAAAAGAGAATGGTGGCATCTCTTGATTGTTTGAGTTTTAGACCGGACAACTCTTGGGCATTTAAGGTCGGGATTGACATTTTCCAATAAAAGGAAATTATCTATTGTTCAGAAACTGAACTATTACCTTTCTGGTAAAGATCTTCCGTTTTGTGTTTTTGCCCTTTACCTAGTAAGTTTGGTTGTGTGCCTCAGCATAGAGTCTTCATAAATCAGTATTAGCTTAGCAATTTTTGCAAATGTTGTGTCTCTGTGATGCGGACTGTTTTATTAGGAATGGCATGGCGGGAAAGAAAAGTCCTTTTCTGGCTTCAACATTAAAAGTTAGTGGATAATAGGAGTAACGGATACAAGATGTAACAGACAAAAGAGAATGGTGGCATCTCTTGATTGTTTGAGTTTTAGACCGGACAACTCTAGGGCATTTAAGGTCGGGATTGACATTTTCCAATAAAAGGAAATTATCTATTCTTCAGAAACTGAACTATTACCTTTCTGGTAAAGATCTTCCGTTTTGTGTTTTGCCCTTTACCTAGTAAGTTTGGTTGCGTGCCTCAGCATAGAGTCTTCATAAATCCATATCTACACTGGTGTGTATACAAAATGCAAGGTACATGTTTGCTGTGAGTACTACAGTGCATGTGCATATGACCACATTAGGATTTTCTTTCTATCACGTGCTAGGAAAATTAAACTTGTTGCTACTTGGTTGTTACTTTGCTGTTTTTTGTGGGTGATCCTTCCAATCAGCTTGTGAGGAAGTTTTGTATGTGGCAGGATTTAACTATGCGGAAGCATCAAATATGGCTACTCCTGAATGGTTGAGAGTTGCAAAAGAGGCAGCGGTCCGGAGAGCTTCAATCAATCGTCCTCCCATGGTTTCGCACTATCAATTGCTCTATGAACTTGCACTATCGATGTGCTTGAGGTATTCATCATATGTTGTGTGCATCATTTAATAcctttttttctcaaatatGTAGCATGCTTCATGATGCAGTTAGTTTTCTTATGAGATACCTACTGCATCCCATTCAGAAAGAAAACTAGTTTTACTTCCAAATCTGGTCATAGTACTTGTCTTTTCATGGTTTGAACTCCCATCTTTTATCAACAAGAGTAGTAGGTGTTCAATCAAGAACTTCTGTCTGCTTACTTCTCTTAGGCTTGTCTATATTTCATGTCTCCATTTCAATTTCTGCAACACGGgacaatattttgcaaaatatttctGCTTTCACATTTTTTTCAAAGAATTGCTTTTGTATGTTACAATTGCCATGATGTTGCAACATAATTCTTCAATATTCAGAACTGCATTGTTTTTCTAGGTCCTTCTATGCTTCAAGAAGTCTCTCATTACATGTGTATCTGGACCttttatttgattttgtttAAACTTCTAAATTTCTAGGGATCCATCCAGTGGGGCTGTGGAACCACGAAGCTCTAGgttgaaggagaagaagaaaggtgAAGGGGAACAATTGGTCAAAAAGATATTTGTGCAAAATGTTATTGAAGACAATAAACTGCTCAATCATTTTCTGAGGGATGGGTCTTCTTGCATTATTCTTCCAACTAGTCCAAATGATGGTTCTGCACTATCAACTTTACTCTCAAAATCACAGTCAACAACTAAATCCAGGATATCGGATTGCCATTGCAATATCACAGAAGCTCCAAAAGACTCAAGATGCTTACCAGTTAATGGGTTGCTTGGTAAGAATGGAGAATTGTCATCATCCAAAGAACTTTCAACGTCAGTTTGCTCGGGAGAGAAGTTCCTACCTACAGCGTGTATGCATGACTGTGTAAACATGTCTGGCTCATCAGATGCAAACAATGCAGAAAGTGATAAGGGGGATATAAACAGTACTGCTGGCCTTTTAGATCAAGGTTTCTTATCCTGCGTCACTTGTGGGATTTTGAGTTTTTCATGTGTGGCTGTCATCAAACCAAGGGAGTGTGCAGCAAAATGGTTGATGTCTGCTGATTCTAGTTTGATCAATAAACAATTTGCTGATTCTGGAGAAAGTCATCTGATAGATGCATTACAAAGTGCGACGACAAATAGTGGGATTTTACGTAAGCCATATGTCTTTAATGTACACTGAATACATGTTATATTTGTGCTACTTCCATTGGTGAATTCTGAATGAGCTTTAGTTCAACCGCTGGTGCTTTAATTTTGAGTTATTTCCTtgcattttcttttgtcatggAAGTGAATAGTTCATGATGCAAACTTTATGTTTAATTCCCTCCTATAATATTTGCATCTGGCCATCATAGCAATTCCAAACTCAACAAGAGATGCAAGAGCATGTGGAATGTGCATTATTCATTGTGTAGTGCTGGTTGAGCTTTATAgtttatttctcttttttttcaaattgCAATTTCATCTTAGCTTCTTTGGGCACATGGCATAAATCATTTATTTTCATctaatgtatgtatgtattttaACCAACAAGCAGGATCTGGTTTTGAAATGGATGGCAATAGAACAAGTTCAGGTGCTGCAGCCCTCAACAGAAATTCTGCCCTTGATCTCTTGGCATCTGCTTATGGAGATCCATCAGATTCTGATGAAGATGttttgaacaaaaaaaatcaggTCGCTAATGTCTCCAGTGAATTAATAAGTCGCACGATTCAATCACAGCCCAATAATATTTCAACCATCGGTGGTTGTGATGGGACAAACCTGTCGTCAAGTAGTAAAGAGCACCAACAAGGACCATCTTCTCAGAGGTCACAGTGTATAGGTAACAATAACAATGGACCAAAAGGTGTTCGTACAAGAAATAAGTATCAACTTAAGATGGTGCTTTCTGAGGGGTTTCAACCAAAAGATAAATATTCAGAAATTCAAAAGAAGGTTCAATGTGAACCATTGAGCTCGAACAAGGCTTCAACAGAGCAACTTCGTGGTACAG
This genomic interval carries:
- the LOC120675097 gene encoding glucan endo-1,3-beta-glucosidase-like, with product MLAEFTLGGGANDFYDVRNVDGFNLPVDIEPAAGAGGRSSGHQPGVLERDGGEERRRPGGGLQERMPCVRNGLVLPRPAVRIVGDMQAERVLGAVQGAVPAGLQLCPRRSSTFTCNDGADYLVTFCPSAGMS
- the LOC120674059 gene encoding lysine-specific demethylase JMJ705-like, whose product is MPSAQGELVPPWLRSLPLAPEFRPTAAEFADPVAYLLKIEPAAAPFGICKVIPPLPPPPKRTTLGNLSRSFAALHPGDPSPTFPTRHQELGLCPRRPRPALKPVWHSSRRYTLPQFEAAAGVSRKALLARLGVAASRQLSPLDVEALFWRSTADRPVTVEYASDMPGSGFAPCDARPTQLPAAHVGETAWNMRGVARSPASLLRFLREEVPGVTSPMLYVAMMFSWFAWHVEDHDLHSLNYLHSGAPKTWYGVPRDAALAFEDAVRVHGYGGEVNPLETFAMLGDKTTVMSPEVLVRSGIPCCRLVQNAGEFVVTFPGSYHSGFSHGFNYAEASNMATPEWLRVAKEAAVRRASINRPPMVSHYQLLYELALSMCLRDPSSGAVEPRSSRLKEKKKGEGEQLVKKIFVQNVIEDNKLLNHFLRDGSSCIILPTSPNDGSALSTLLSKSQSTTKSRISDCHCNITEAPKDSRCLPVNGLLGKNGELSSSKELSTSVCSGEKFLPTACMHDCVNMSGSSDANNAESDKGDINSTAGLLDQGFLSCVTCGILSFSCVAVIKPRECAAKWLMSADSSLINKQFADSGESHLIDALQSATTNSGILRSGFEMDGNRTSSGAAALNRNSALDLLASAYGDPSDSDEDVLNKKNQVANVSSELISRTIQSQPNNISTIGGCDGTNLSSSSKEHQQGPSSQRSQCIGNNNNGPKGVRTRNKYQLKMVLSEGFQPKDKYSEIQKKVQCEPLSSNKASTEQLRGTDCQAGHNSATICMDSNTSTTTRVDNLATSIVKPDKDSSRMHVFCLEHAIEVEKQLQTIGGAHIFLLCRPEYPKIEVEAKLLAEEVEVEYDWKDIRFKETSIEDRKKMREVVQDEETIPTNSDWAVKMGINLYYSANLAKSPLYNKQLPYNRVIYKAFGCSSPNNSPVKLKTYSRRQGRAKKIVLAGRWCGKVWMSNQVHPYLAHRIKSHEPDEINEICSSVQKSNSEHVEKSSREATCTRKSNSRAIEEKTSKREEEPLEKANANTPKHSEEDNSKALEGAAEASAIKSSSRTVVEETSKRKKEPLEKANTKKPKHTEEENSKALKGASEASHPSPSRMVIRSSSRIANRKNMLKSKMEEKDNDPANRPKAMVEEDGNDPASCSRARPLRQKTNTDVKKQTKKPRAEKQKAPSPTALEDEDKELSFTKQQLSSRKQKTKVEEKQQMKKTRENKGAPPSSPKQGEEYACNIEGCSMSFGTKQELSLHKRDICPVKGCGRKFFSHKYLLQHRKVHNDDRPLKCSWKGCDMAFKWPWARTEHMRVHTGDRPYVCPEPGCEQTFRFVSDFSRHKRRTGHAAKKAKTKK